The proteins below are encoded in one region of Oreochromis niloticus isolate F11D_XX linkage group LG6, O_niloticus_UMD_NMBU, whole genome shotgun sequence:
- the sorbs2a gene encoding sorbin and SH3 domain-containing protein 2 isoform X1, with amino-acid sequence MNTDSGGYARKSVALSLMLSPMKRVQSSPNLATGSDSHSSDLDSWRSHSATDGLKNGDASSSSLAAKGFRSVRPNLQDKKSPSQDISPLPLPPPRKESFHFSPAGTNPQNYSSLIGLANDLSPGMLTITKNEQAVLKESYTVKSTSSYSYSETSANTVQQLNESVVSNDKSNVNTKERKVSSLTLTPVTIPDPPAHLNSCVDPQPKTQTTGSPPPTSSPPQRSPVPSQPVTQTASISVHLDKENKKNPASSKTNSKVELKVSDQTPAPDPSQVEMTKPPPEIPPRPSPAKLLGPPSPDPTARHSPYRYHSSESLDYLSGLMPKALSPTPYVPSGAGGTAGAASGPSHGAVSSVSCASPSASPVTVSALSHYSTSTVGLLDELQICSLDSPVASPTPSPTLSHVSTYTPTAGRDDVLTTSVASAAAAATFANGQVLSHAMNGSTSHPHRPLSPPSYPPPPVSLHTGLQRQSRSSEGSEIVTRESVVSGHTSISSTVPIARFSEEEKKVSVIKAPHYEGIGPVDESGIPIAIRTTVDRPKDWYKTMFKQIHKVHKADDDYSDTYNASYALVNNDNYSLSSSATMAHPAPRTHTYRPLSKSPSDNNEGHLGPREPSPSPVPPPPPPMPSLLQLRARDSDRERDLTDANEWGPPDRKVDTRKYRAEPKSIFEYEPGKSSILEHERPTYDDIDLENEPWYKFFSELEFGRPPPKKRLDYNPDISARQRIETSLHITPADKAPERPASAASDYRKRRKSEPSSSQVNAPSQSRAATSPKPVDAYRPSSSLKKPVIRSSPSSPSRAKGGDACSMFSNSLTPPGPYQQPFVPPVPSDPLNSNEDGSQDGSSSSKQSVCCKNSWQTKRQNAETWSSAEEAPPSPAKLKSRSCDDLLNDGHSSSGGRNATRSESAGSLVCDGNLSTVSSSTRSLPRLHRRRAHDSPGFLQLYRKMHQIDRAQLIPSEVIRSVRARILDLERQPHLLRHRLSPWTPSWGVEVPRDMVPNRISEYERLIQKSKSMPNLGDGEVPSGTTTPGGSSSRASSGGGVTPSYPKRRFSIESLLEEDNNGNSGTVPQTMDHLHRPRSPPEGQPRVGPDPGRGRSFPAPPVLQGLQANPDYSDSEQDAVASDLSDFIQVEGSSFCSESDFDHCSLTSSESLYGSSTLHHHHHHHLRHHHHHHHHHPGHQSLGQSQGYQHRHLISTCKGRCPASYTRFTTMIRHERERARQEHQRPSQQNRGSHSQNQSSQSQQSMSKLAFLVSPVPFRRKKGSPPTSRRCSGGGGRGSRPKSKQAIYEALDAALRDIYEHIQAERGHRNPRAPDDSILRRILAELLPNVPERSSSLRGRRGCWHGGHSSASLYPDSSPTGYASYRGEPSTPRIQSPRIQSPISACYGRQLETSNNNDYGEEQGNGNGLCYSDQDISRSSTLDGRHTPQNRRPTPDREVSHKQMTQLILFSLLHQKQPARAIYDFKAQTSKELTFKKGDAVNIIRQIDNNWYEGEHRGRMGIFPIAYVEKMPSSEKQQPIRPPPPAHVREIGEAVARYNFNADTNVELSLRKGERVIVIRQVDQNWYEGKIPDTTKQGIFPVSYVDLVKRSPSKSSAHHIDPHGYPSNRTPSSTPVKPFYHPPPPPTTHKPPSPHPSLRSLDLQAITTEWLSLTVEPSASTQARSLTNTPLPPTPPPLPSDLASLLKAQEPKALSSASPQKSFTLSSPPTTTCKEFSRTPTFKEANLSLGHTTTVSPISPPTPPPPPDLHFSLTSPLPDSSFRYNCGRGLHITEEDSNLGITTPEVLSEPIKSATPPAQEHKSTVRVDKSRETPDTELQVKDPYDELLCMFLDGSSSTDDGDVLRSSPVDSSAAKLTKKSQSRLFRLKAEESHQPDVKPPVVAPASNSTGSVQLAVQLHKPVTVEPLCVLWGEQSKTVNGQRFDSHRPPSVQAKEYTELFIEEDDEARSEKEDVRVLSQMHSPQAEVSPSTQFPHTGLSSPCIPPPVTSLLPTSFSSACPSSSSSHTQQRHSRSVVPPCDHASPRPPSLPQLTTSPLPPVSPSVSPPPLHFPPDDPSQRSVSHPSSSPFLSSPVTTCPISEPNFPLPPANITPPPSAQRCPPTAPTVPHQGRRSPKVKQDPIVGGKPPRSPILSRRSYLSPVRGRRRSVQDALHGGGDPYQALYNYMPRNEDELELREGDIVDVMEKCDDGWFVGTSRRSKLFGTFPGNYVKQL; translated from the exons ATGAATACAG ATAGCGGAGGATATGCTCGCAAAAGTGTGGCCTTGTCACTCATGCTCTCTCCCATGAAGAGGGTCCAGAGCTCACCAAATCTAGCCACAG GGAGTGATTCTCACTCATCGGACTTGG ATTCTTGGCGGTCACACAGCGCAACAGACGGCCTTAAAAACGGAGATGCTAGCAGCTCATCGCTTGCTGCCAAAGGCTTTCGCAGCGTCAGACCCAATCTGCAGGACAAAAAGTCCCCCTCACAG GATATCAGTCCATTGCCGTTGCCACCCCCCAGGAAAGAGAGTTTTCACTTCTCGCCTGCAGGCACTAATCCTCAAAACTACAGTTCCCTTATTGGCCTGGCTAATGATTTGAGTCCTGGAATGCTAACAATCACTAAAAATGAGCAAGCAGTCTTGAAAGAGTCCTACACTGTAAAAAGCACATCATCCTACTCATACTCAGAAACCAGTGCAAACACAGTCCAGCAGCTGAATGAGTCTGTTGTCTCGAATGACAAAAGCAATGTTAATACAAAAGAACGTAAGGTGTCTTCCCTTACACTGACCCCTGTCACCATCCCTGACCCTCCTGCACACCTCAATTCTTGTGTTGATCCCCAACCTAAGACCCAAACCACAGGGTCCCCTCCACCCACTTCCTCACCTCCACAAAGAAGTCCCGTCCCATCCCAACCCGTGACACAGACAGCTTCGATTTCTGTCCACTTGGacaaagagaataaaaaaaatcctgcttCATCTAAGACAAACTCCAAAGTGGAACTCAAGGTCTCAGATCAAACCCCAGCTCCAGATCCATCCCAGGTGGAGATGACGAAGCCTCCTCCTGAAATTCCACCAAGACCCTCTCCTGCAAAACTGTTG GGGCCTCCCTCGCCTGACCCCACAGCACGGCACTCCCCCTATCGCTACCACAGCTCAGAGTCACTTGACTACCTGTCAGGTCTAATGCCCAAGGCGCTATCACCCACTCCGTATGTCCCAAGTGGAGCTGGTGGCACAGCTGGTGCGGCCAGCGGGCCAAGCCACGGCGCAGTCAGCAGCGTGAGCTGTGCCTCGCCCTCGGCTTCCCCCGTTACCGTGTCAGCTCTCAGCCACTACTCGACATCCACGGTCGGTCtgctggacgagctgcagatcTGTAGCCTGGACTCACCTGTCGCCTCACCCACGCCATCGCCCACTCTGAGCCATGTCTCTACCTACACGCCCACTGCTGGCCGTGATGATGTGCTAACAACCTCTGTGGCCTCCGCTGCTGCAGCAGCCACTTTCGCTAAT GGCCAGGTTCTTTCTCACGCAATGAATGGAAGTACTAGCCATCCACATAGGCCGCTGTCTCCCCCATCTTATCCTCCACCCCCTGTCTCACTCCACACGGGGCTTCAGAGACAGAGCAGGAGTTCAG AGGGCAGTGAAATAGTCACCAGAGAGTCTGTGGTGTCGGGGCACACCAGCATCAGCAGCACTGTGCCCATTGCCCGTTtctcagaagaagaaaagaaggtgTCTGTCATCAAAGCCCCCCATTACGAAGGCATCGGCCCGGTTGATGAGTCAGGCATTCCTATTGCCATCCGCACG ACGGTGGATAGGCCCAAAGACTGGTACAAAACTATGTTCAAACAGATTCACAAAGTTCACAAAGCAG ATGACGACTATTCCGACACATACAATGCTTCATATGCTCTCGTAAACAATG ATAACTACAGCCTGTCATCCAGCGCCACCATGGCCCACCCTGCCCCTCGGACGCATACGTACAGGCCTCTGTCCAAGAGCCCCTCGGATAACAATGAAGGGCATCTTGGACCTCGGGAGCCTTCACCATCCCCTGTacccccaccacctccacccaTGCCATCCCTTCTCCAACTGAGGGCGAGAGACAGTGATCGGGAGAGGGACTTGACAGACGC CAATGAGTGGGGTCCTCCAGACCGAAAAGTGGACACGCGAAAGTACCGCGCAGAACCCAAGAGTATTTTCGAGTACGAGCCTGGGAAGTCCTCTATCCTGGAGCATGAAAGACCa ACCTATGATGACATAGATTTAGAGAACGAGCCTTGGTATAAGTTCTTTTCCGAGCTGGAGTTTGGGCGGCCG CCTCCTAAAAAACGGCTGGATTATAATCCAGACATCTCCGCTCGCCAGCGCATTGAG ACATCCCTCCACATCACTCCTGCTGACAAGGCTCCAGAGAGACCTGCAAG TGCTGCCAGTGACTACAGGAAGAGAAGGAAGTCTGAGCCGTCAAGCTCCCAAGTGAATGCTCCATCTCAGAGCCGAGCTGCGACTTCCCCTAAACCAGTGGATGCCTACAGACCCAGCAGCAGCCTAAAGAAACCTGTCATTCGTTCCTCACCATCCTCACCTTCCAGAGCCAAAG GTGGGGACGCATGCAGCATGTTTTCAAACAGTTTGACCCCTCCAGGTCCTTATCAGCAGCCCTTTGTTCCCCCAGTCCCATCTGACCCTCTCAATTCAAATGAGGATGGCAGCCAAGATGGCAGCTCTTCCTCCAAACAGTCTGTCTGTTGTAAGAACAGCTGGCAGACAAAACGCCAGAATGCTGAGACGTGGAGCAGTGCGGAGGAAGCGCCACCTTCTCCTGCCAAGCTCAAGTCACGCAGTTGTGATGACCTACTCAATGATGGGCATTCTAGCTCAGGTGGACGAAATGCTACCCGCTCAGAGAGTGCTGGGTCACTGGTATGCGATGGAAATCTCTCCACAGTATCATCATCTACTCGTTCATTACCCCGGCTCCATCGACGACGAGCACACGACTCGCCGGGCTTTCTCCAGCTCTATCGAAAGATGCACCAGATCGACAGAGCTCAGCTAATTCCATCTGAAGTCATCCGGTCGGTCCGTGCGCGCATCCTGGATCTAGAGCGTCAGCCTCATCTGCTTCGGCATCGCCTCTCTCCTTGGACACCCTCCTGGGGTGTGGAAGTGCCACGTGATATGGTGCCAAACCGCATTTCTGAATATGAGCGTCTTATTCAGAAATCCAAATCCATGCCTAACTTGGGTGATGGCGAGGTGCCTTCAGGCACCACCACACCAGGTGGCTCATCATCTCGAGCTAGCAGTGGTGGTGGTGTCACACCCAGTTATCCAAAACGCCGTTTTTCAATAGAGTCTTTACTAGAAGAAGACAACAACGGAAACAGTGGAACAGTACCTCAAACCATGGATCACTTACACCGACCTCGTAGCCCCCCTGAGGGACAGCCTCGTGTTGGACCAGACCCCGGGCGTGGACGGTCCTTCCCCGCTCCTCCTGTTCTCCAAGGCCTGCAAGCCAACCCAGACTATTCTGACAGTGAACAAGACGCTGTTGcctctgacctcagtgactTCATTCAGGTTGAAGGCTCCTCATTTTGCAGTGAGAGTGACTTTGACCATTGCTCACTAACCTCCTCTGAGAGCCTATACGGCTCTTCcaccctccaccaccaccatcaccaccacctccgtcaccaccaccaccatcaccaccatcatccTGGTCACCAGAGTCTTGGCCAGAGCCAAGGCTACCAACACCGCCATCTCATCAGCACCTGCAAAGGCCGCTGCCCAGCCTCATATACTCGTTTCACAACCATGATACGTCATGAGCGGGAACGCGCGCGACAGGAGCACCAGAGACCTTCACAGCAGAACCGCGGCAGCCATTCCCAAAACCAGAGCTCACAATCCCAGCAATCGATGTCCAAGCTGGCCTTCCTGGTCAGTCCAGTGCCTTTCCGCAGGAAAAAGGGCTCACCACCTACCTCTAGAAGATGCAGTGGGGGCGGAGGTCGAGGTAGCAGACCCAAGTCTAAACAGGCAATTTACGAAGCGCTAGATGCAGCCTTGAGAGACATATATGAGCACATTCAAGCAGAGAGAGGCCACAGAAACCCTCGGGCACCTGATGATAGCATCCTGAGAAGAATCTTGGCAGAACTGTTGCCAAATGTGCCAGAACGCAGCTCCTCGTTGCGGGGAAGGAGGGGTTGTTGGCACGGCGGTCACTCCTCTGCATCGTTGTACCCAGACAGTAGCCCCACTGGGTACGCCTCATATAGAGGAGAGCCCTCAACACCACGGATACAGTCACCACGGATACAGTCACCAATCAGTGCCTGTTATGGACGACAGTTGGAGACCTCAAACAACAATGATTATGGAGAGGAGCAGGGCAATGGAAATGGTCTCTGTTACTCAG ACCAGGACATCTCCAGGAGTTCCACCCTGGATGGACGCCACACACCCCAGAACAGAAGACCCACTCCTGACAGAGAG GTCTCCCATAAACAGATGACACAACTTATTCTGTTCTCTCTCCTCCATCAGAAACAGCCCGCCAGAGCCATTTATGATTTTAAGGCACAAACGAGCAA GGAGCTGACATTTAAAAAGGGTGATGCAGTGAACATCATCAGGCAGATAGATAACAACTGGTATGAAGGAGAGCACCGTGGGCGAATGGGAATATTCCCTATAGCATATGTAGAG AAAATGCCGTCTTCAGAGAAGCAGCAGCCAAtccgtcctcctcctccagcacaTGTCAGAGAGATTGGAGAGGCAGTGGCCCGCTACAACTTTAACGCTGATACTAATGTGGAGCTGTCACTGAGAAAG GGTGAGAGAGTGATTGTGATAAGGCAGGTGGATCAGAATTGGTATGAGGGGAAGATCCCAGACACAACCAAACAGGGGATCTTTCCTGTGTCCTACGTTGACCTTGTCAAGCGATCTCCATCCAAAAGCTCCGCCCATCACATAGATCCACATGGTTACCCCAGCAACAGGACACCAAGCTCCACACCCGTCAAG CCTTTCTATCATCCACCTCCACCACCCACCACCCACAAAcccccctcccctcacccctctTTGAGAAGCCTTGATCTGCAAGCCATCACCACCGAGTGGCTGTCCCTCACAGTGGAGCCGTCAGCATCCACTCAAGCTCGCTCCCTCACGAACACCCCTCTGCCGCCCACACCGCCTCCTCTCCCCTCTGACCTTGCATCTCTCCTAAAGGCTCAAGAGCCCAAAGCACTCTCATCTGCATCACCACAAAAAAGTTTCACCTTGTCATCCCCACCAACCACAACCTGCAAAGAATTTTCCAGAACGCCCACTTTTAAAGAGGCAAACCTCAGTTTAGGTCACACCACAACTGTCTCACCCATCTCCCCCcctactcctcctcctcctcccgaCCTCCATTTCTCATTAACCTCTCCACTGCCTGACTCTTCATTTCGATATAACTGTGGCAGAGGACTACATATCACTGAGGAAGACTCAAACTTAGGAATTACTACGCCTGAGGTTTTGTCAGAGCCAATAAAATCAGCCACACCTCCTGCACAAGAGCACAAATCCACAGTACGAGTAGACAAAAGCAGGGAAACCCCGGACACTGAACTGCAAGTCAAAGACCCTTATGATGAGCTGTTGTGCATGTTTCTGGATGGTTCCAGCAGCACAGATGATGGTGATGTTTTGAGATCATCTCCAGTAGATTCTTCAGCAGCTAAGCTGACCAAAAAGTCTCAAAGCAGGCTCTTCCGATTAAAAGCGGAAGAATCCCATCAGCCGGACGTAAAGCCCCCAGTGGTCGCTCCTGCAAGCAACTCGACAGGCAGCGTTCAGTTAGCAGTGCAGCTTCACAAGCCTGTAACAGTGGAGCCCCTTTGTGTTTTGTGGGGAGAGCAGTCAAAAACTGTGAATGGGCAACGTTTTGACTCACATAGACCACCGTCAGTACAAGCAAAGGAATACACTGAGTTGTTCATTGAAGAAGACGATGAAGCTAGAAGTGAGAAAGAGGATGTTAGAGTTTTAAGTCAGATGCACAGCCCACAG GCTGAAGTCTCTCCATCTACTCAGTTTCCCCACACTGGTCTCTCCTCCCCCTGCATACCACCCCCTGTGACCTCCCTCCTTCCCACTTCTTTTTCCTCTGCTTGCccttcatcctcttcctcccacACACAACAGCGGCACAGTCGTAGTGTCGTCCCTCCCTGTGACCATGCCTCCCCTCGTCCTCCGTCCCTTCCTCAGCTCACAACGTCACCGCTGCCTCCAGTTTCTCCATCTGTCTCACCACCTCCCCTCCACTTCCCTCCAGACGATCCCTCTCAGCGGTCTGTCTCTCACCCCTCAagctctccttttctttctaGTCCCGTCACGACATGTCCCATCTCAGAGCCAAATTTTCCCCTTCCTCCCGCTAACATTACCCCTCCACCCTCCGCTCAGCGCTGTCCCCCCACTGCCCCAACTGTACCCCATCAAGGACGTAGGTCGCCTAAGGTGAAG CAGGATCCAATTGTTGGTGGTAAACCCCCTCGTAGCCCCATCTTGTCCCGGAGGTCCTATCTGTCACCCGTTAGAGGTCGAAGG CGGTCTGTACAGGATGCACTCCACGGTGGAGGAGACCC GTACCAGGCGCTGTACAACTACATGCCTCGCAACGAGGATGAGCTGGAGCTGCGGGAGGGAGACATCGTTGATGTGATGGAGAAGTGCGATGATGGCTGGTTTGTTG GGACCTCTCGAAGGAGCAAGTTGTTTGGAACCTTCCCAGGAAACTACGTGAAGCAGCTATAA